A section of the Kribbella voronezhensis genome encodes:
- the secF gene encoding protein translocase subunit SecF produces the protein MSKLGSIGAKLHRGEVSYDFIGHRKLWFSISIALVVISLGGLFARGLALGIEFKGGVEYQTTVKVTSNTIDDFTAAVKSTNAHDLGDPVVTTVGSDKVRVQTRPLSQDDVVKVQAAIAKEAGVPASNVSRSQIGASWGDQIANKAILALVVFLILVFGVIWVYFREPKASMAAIIALIHDVTITVGVYALIGFDVTPATVIGVLTILGYSLYDTVVVFDKVRENTRAITGNNRFTYSDATNLAVNQTVVRSINTTLIALLPVGSILVVGTVVLGTGPLKDLSLALFVGIAVGAYSSVFIAPALLATFKEREPGMQALRRRVEAKRGGTVAAAASKPVPAAATATVATSEPAARKQDRPKAGTPVTSSRPVKSSTGAGRPQPTRKPRSKRGK, from the coding sequence ATGTCGAAGCTCGGAAGCATCGGTGCCAAGTTGCACCGTGGCGAGGTCTCCTACGACTTCATCGGCCACCGCAAGCTGTGGTTCAGCATCTCGATCGCGCTGGTGGTCATCTCCCTCGGCGGCCTGTTCGCCCGGGGCCTGGCCCTCGGAATCGAGTTCAAGGGCGGCGTCGAGTACCAGACGACCGTGAAGGTCACCAGCAACACCATCGACGACTTCACCGCCGCGGTGAAGTCCACGAACGCACACGACCTGGGCGACCCGGTCGTCACCACGGTCGGCTCCGACAAGGTCCGGGTGCAGACCCGGCCGCTGAGCCAGGACGACGTGGTCAAGGTCCAGGCGGCGATCGCCAAGGAGGCCGGCGTTCCGGCCTCGAACGTGAGCCGTTCGCAGATCGGCGCCTCCTGGGGTGACCAGATCGCGAACAAGGCGATCCTGGCCCTGGTCGTGTTCCTGATCCTCGTGTTCGGGGTGATCTGGGTCTACTTCCGGGAACCGAAGGCGTCGATGGCCGCGATCATCGCGCTGATCCACGACGTCACCATCACGGTCGGCGTCTACGCGCTGATCGGTTTCGACGTCACGCCGGCGACCGTGATCGGCGTCCTGACCATCCTCGGTTACTCGCTGTACGACACCGTCGTGGTCTTCGACAAGGTCCGCGAGAACACCCGGGCCATCACCGGGAACAACCGCTTCACCTACAGCGACGCGACCAACCTCGCCGTGAACCAGACCGTCGTACGGTCGATCAACACCACCTTGATCGCGCTGCTGCCGGTCGGGTCGATCCTCGTGGTCGGCACCGTGGTGCTCGGCACCGGACCGCTGAAGGACCTGTCGCTGGCGCTGTTCGTCGGTATCGCCGTCGGTGCGTACTCCTCGGTCTTCATCGCCCCGGCCCTGCTGGCCACCTTCAAGGAGCGTGAGCCGGGCATGCAGGCGCTGCGTCGCCGGGTCGAGGCCAAGCGTGGCGGGACCGTCGCTGCTGCCGCAAGCAAGCCGGTACCGGCCGCCGCTACGGCAACGGTCGCGACGAGCGAACCGGCAGCCCGCAAGCAGGACCGCCCGAAGGCCGGTACGCCGGTGACGTCGAGCCGGCCGGTCAAGTCGTCGACCGGGGCAGGCCGCCCGCAGCCGACCCGCAAGCCGCGGTCCAAGCGCGGTAAGTGA